One genomic region from Flagellimonas oceani encodes:
- a CDS encoding DUF4132 domain-containing protein, which translates to MKRYFYRASDKRFWSIEDKGTSYNISYGVSFLKKSKFGSKSFSSVETCQKNIEKEIQKKLDDNYIELTIIDDFSEIDHIVKVWEIQQAQKHLPLKFNLYNSFLIKEVCKITSLQELLLKNVIELPIEIGQLHNLKKLHIHFKNPNGIIPNALGRLTQLEELKLEGVSRINDNIGDLENLNTLNIQFGWSVDGILPESIGRLKKLRELNMSYVAQIPDTIWELENLMELGISHSKIKNIPEELGNLEKLYEFHLHMSESDDLAGQSLVLPQSIGKLKNLTELVIYGYKVENLPESFKDLIELEMLVLELTNLDKIPDAIFHLENLTRLNIDVKNMDYLDPRLAQLKKLNWVNFYNMEDGQFKNVPEELLARFKKSRDWNEIKNHILGNALPENKILPTPTKEEKEKALADRKEEWSFFEDKSFNKRKYQVERFEEVVSFLKGETDKCPLPDSVDFRSIGVFESIFILLKPFPQWDFMDERILTFISQDDFSFKGMLTWLHKISSENPNMKFEDILSELEKYDIKKKNVLSRCLTKNSTVLPNGKPTSLGTYILEHFEDSPEYFIELAKNQHRKALVELFIKHRPASIEPYLPQLYLDTYDDGSNHLPYEMFDALLEYNAAKYSKILFNLMDTLEPRCRRNCRMEAARLLVEKGDDKYRTFAFGIVEETLQHISDFPENKFMWSLGTYVPSFIDWIFTHYGKSALPAVEKYVRNTKKIDINIIKLAVKHLKEDAMDMVGEAFKVSFYEGGLTPIRYYIALFDALSNIDYMPYHEEVWKLLESDSPELRLLACKEIIKFGAQAVVPRGKALLKDDNADNRELGIRLLLPFEETWDELMVVMDNEKNEDLRNLLVKKFYAVPTQITIAEAKRRVSNATERGKLNRKPAKWLDISKLPTLKWNNGEELEEKELLYLFYRQKSWDDISPDPEARDMYALIEKKSTKGLSPALLKLVKENGGIMAKNRFVLSIIGILGEDSIVNFLEKEAISGTNPNACMVLGLVGTIRAARALDNITNYFSIKYPNVREAAETAFEQIADTKGMLIQELKDAIIPDFGFKGLTKKIKDGDATYELSIDRSLGLVFEDAKGKRTKSIPQPISSKMKDSIIALEKEIKKAVKQSNTNLEKELCNQGVWPLEEWEKRFFKNPLAFALAQNFIWATYQNGNLCKNFMVDEQGKLLDRHGETIKLGPDELVVLAHPLNLESTEKNQWSAIFEEKKIAPPFPQLDRKVYRVSDDNKEKTFDHSYASRNVPNGDFKYRAAKLGWRRGSILDGGEVSSYKKSIPVHNLEAFIMLKGVNVQNLVSEGESIERLFFVPLDSVHTGTDTINEPRSGDDHRLIPFGEVPPVVYSEVVRDIESILEQG; encoded by the coding sequence ATGAAAAGATATTTTTACAGGGCATCGGACAAAAGATTCTGGAGCATTGAAGACAAGGGGACCAGTTATAATATCAGTTATGGGGTGTCTTTTTTAAAAAAATCCAAATTTGGTTCAAAATCCTTTTCCTCGGTAGAAACGTGCCAAAAGAACATAGAAAAAGAAATCCAAAAAAAGCTGGATGATAATTATATAGAGTTGACCATTATTGACGATTTTTCCGAAATAGACCATATAGTTAAAGTTTGGGAGATCCAACAGGCTCAAAAGCATCTGCCCCTTAAATTTAACCTGTACAACTCATTTTTGATAAAGGAAGTCTGTAAAATAACATCTCTTCAAGAACTCTTACTTAAAAATGTCATAGAACTTCCTATTGAAATAGGGCAACTTCATAACCTGAAGAAATTGCACATACACTTCAAAAATCCCAATGGGATCATACCCAATGCTTTGGGCAGACTTACCCAACTTGAAGAATTGAAGTTGGAGGGTGTTTCCCGTATCAATGACAACATTGGGGATTTGGAAAATCTCAATACATTGAATATCCAGTTTGGTTGGTCGGTGGATGGCATCCTTCCCGAAAGCATTGGCCGCTTAAAAAAGCTTAGAGAGCTTAACATGTCATATGTAGCACAAATTCCCGATACTATATGGGAATTGGAAAATCTGATGGAATTGGGTATATCCCACTCTAAAATTAAAAACATACCTGAAGAACTGGGCAATCTCGAGAAACTCTATGAATTCCATCTTCATATGTCAGAAAGCGACGACCTTGCGGGTCAATCCCTTGTTCTTCCCCAATCCATTGGAAAATTAAAAAACTTGACAGAACTGGTGATATACGGGTACAAGGTAGAAAACCTGCCTGAAAGTTTTAAAGACCTGATAGAATTAGAGATGTTGGTTTTAGAACTGACCAACCTTGATAAGATTCCCGATGCTATTTTTCATTTGGAAAATTTAACCCGTCTTAATATTGATGTAAAAAACATGGATTATTTGGATCCACGTCTTGCCCAGTTAAAAAAGCTTAATTGGGTTAATTTCTATAACATGGAAGATGGCCAATTTAAAAATGTGCCCGAGGAGTTATTGGCAAGATTTAAAAAATCTCGAGATTGGAATGAAATCAAGAACCATATATTGGGAAATGCCCTACCCGAAAATAAAATACTCCCCACACCTACAAAGGAGGAAAAAGAAAAAGCTTTAGCGGACAGAAAGGAAGAGTGGTCTTTTTTTGAGGACAAGTCTTTTAATAAGAGAAAATATCAAGTAGAACGATTTGAAGAAGTGGTCTCCTTCCTAAAAGGGGAGACTGACAAGTGTCCGCTACCCGATTCAGTCGATTTCAGGAGTATCGGGGTCTTTGAATCCATCTTTATCCTTTTAAAGCCATTTCCGCAATGGGATTTTATGGATGAACGCATCCTTACCTTTATATCCCAAGACGATTTTAGCTTTAAGGGCATGCTCACCTGGTTGCACAAAATCAGTTCCGAGAACCCAAACATGAAATTTGAGGATATACTGAGTGAACTTGAAAAATACGACATAAAGAAAAAAAATGTTCTCTCCAGATGCTTGACAAAAAACTCCACTGTCCTGCCCAATGGCAAACCCACCTCGCTGGGCACCTATATATTGGAACATTTTGAAGATTCACCGGAATACTTCATTGAATTGGCAAAAAATCAGCATAGGAAAGCCTTAGTGGAACTCTTCATAAAACATAGACCAGCATCTATTGAACCTTATCTCCCGCAATTATATCTCGATACCTATGATGACGGCTCCAACCACTTACCATATGAGATGTTCGATGCCCTATTGGAGTATAATGCGGCAAAATACTCCAAGATCTTGTTCAATCTTATGGATACATTAGAGCCAAGGTGCAGAAGAAACTGTAGAATGGAGGCTGCCAGATTGTTAGTGGAAAAAGGAGATGACAAGTATAGGACATTTGCTTTCGGTATTGTAGAGGAAACTTTGCAGCACATTTCCGACTTTCCAGAAAATAAATTCATGTGGTCATTGGGTACATACGTTCCATCATTTATTGATTGGATTTTCACACATTATGGCAAATCCGCCCTCCCGGCAGTGGAAAAGTATGTTAGGAACACCAAAAAAATCGATATAAACATTATAAAATTGGCAGTCAAGCATTTAAAGGAAGATGCTATGGATATGGTCGGGGAAGCCTTTAAAGTATCTTTTTATGAAGGCGGCCTTACCCCGATAAGGTATTACATAGCACTGTTCGATGCCCTTTCCAACATTGATTATATGCCCTACCACGAAGAAGTCTGGAAATTGTTGGAATCCGACTCGCCAGAACTAAGGCTCTTGGCCTGTAAAGAAATCATAAAGTTCGGGGCACAAGCAGTGGTTCCAAGAGGTAAGGCTCTATTAAAAGATGATAATGCAGACAACAGGGAACTAGGGATAAGGTTATTGTTGCCATTTGAAGAGACTTGGGACGAACTGATGGTGGTGATGGACAACGAAAAAAACGAGGACCTGCGCAACCTATTGGTCAAAAAATTCTATGCTGTCCCTACACAGATCACCATAGCCGAGGCCAAAAGAAGGGTTTCAAACGCGACCGAAAGGGGCAAACTCAACAGAAAACCCGCCAAATGGCTGGACATCTCAAAACTCCCCACGTTAAAATGGAACAATGGGGAGGAACTGGAAGAAAAGGAACTGCTGTACCTTTTTTATAGACAAAAATCGTGGGACGATATATCCCCCGACCCCGAGGCTCGGGATATGTATGCCCTTATCGAAAAGAAAAGTACCAAAGGCCTGTCCCCTGCCCTACTTAAACTCGTCAAGGAAAACGGAGGAATCATGGCAAAAAACAGATTTGTGCTCTCCATAATAGGGATTTTAGGAGAAGATTCAATCGTGAATTTTCTTGAAAAAGAAGCCATTTCCGGAACAAATCCCAATGCATGTATGGTATTGGGCCTCGTGGGCACCATAAGGGCCGCACGGGCCTTGGATAATATAACCAACTACTTTTCCATAAAATATCCCAATGTAAGGGAAGCTGCAGAGACCGCCTTTGAACAGATAGCCGATACCAAAGGTATGCTCATACAGGAACTCAAGGATGCCATCATCCCCGATTTTGGTTTTAAAGGGCTTACCAAAAAAATCAAGGATGGCGATGCCACCTATGAGCTATCCATTGATAGGTCCCTTGGTCTGGTATTCGAAGATGCAAAAGGGAAAAGGACCAAGAGCATCCCTCAACCGATCTCATCAAAAATGAAGGACAGTATTATTGCTTTGGAAAAAGAAATAAAAAAGGCGGTAAAACAATCCAATACCAATCTGGAAAAGGAACTGTGCAACCAAGGTGTATGGCCCTTGGAAGAATGGGAAAAAAGGTTCTTCAAAAATCCGCTTGCCTTTGCCCTGGCACAGAATTTTATATGGGCAACCTACCAAAATGGGAACCTGTGCAAAAATTTTATGGTAGATGAGCAAGGTAAATTGTTAGATCGGCATGGAGAGACCATCAAATTGGGACCGGATGAACTGGTGGTACTGGCACACCCCTTAAACCTGGAATCAACGGAAAAGAATCAATGGTCCGCCATTTTTGAGGAAAAAAAGATTGCACCGCCCTTCCCGCAATTGGACAGAAAGGTTTATAGAGTTTCCGATGACAACAAAGAGAAAACGTTCGATCACAGCTATGCAAGCAGAAATGTTCCCAATGGAGATTTCAAATATCGTGCGGCAAAACTGGGGTGGCGAAGGGGCAGTATACTGGATGGCGGGGAGGTATCCTCTTACAAGAAAAGTATCCCTGTCCATAATCTGGAAGCCTTTATTATGTTGAAAGGCGTGAACGTACAAAATTTGGTTAGTGAAGGGGAAAGTATCGAAAGGCTGTTTTTTGTCCCATTGGACTCGGTGCACACAGGAACAGATACCATCAATGAGCCGAGGTCGGGGGACGACCATAGGCTGATACCCTTCGGGGAGGTGCCCCCGGTAGTGTATTCGGAGGTTGTGCGGGACATAGAATCGATATTGGAGCAAGGTTAG